The following coding sequences are from one Fimbriiglobus ruber window:
- a CDS encoding TetR family transcriptional regulator, translating to MPPDNTPLTRDRILAAAADVIRRFGPAKATVVDVARALGVSHAAVYRHVATKAELRDLVVGRWVETIMPPLRTIVAEPGPAAKRLRQLFDAMIAVKRRRATDDPELFAAYRTLAVDAQSVVVAHVDELVELTASVIRSGVEEGTFRTADPVSAARAVLVATSRFHHPAHAADWADPALDAAYADVWQLLMDGLRSSSESG from the coding sequence ATGCCCCCCGACAACACCCCGCTCACCCGCGATCGGATCCTGGCCGCGGCCGCGGACGTGATTCGCAGGTTCGGCCCGGCCAAGGCGACCGTCGTGGACGTGGCCCGCGCGCTGGGCGTGAGCCACGCGGCCGTCTACCGGCACGTGGCGACCAAGGCCGAACTGCGGGACTTGGTCGTCGGCCGTTGGGTGGAGACGATCATGCCCCCGCTGCGGACCATCGTCGCGGAGCCGGGGCCGGCCGCGAAGCGGCTCCGACAGCTGTTCGACGCAATGATCGCCGTCAAGCGCCGCCGGGCTACCGACGACCCCGAACTGTTCGCGGCCTACCGGACGCTGGCGGTCGACGCCCAGTCCGTGGTCGTCGCCCACGTCGACGAGTTGGTCGAGTTGACCGCGTCGGTCATCCGCTCCGGGGTGGAAGAAGGCACGTTCCGCACCGCCGACCCCGTGTCCGCCGCCCGGGCGGTGCTAGTTGCCACGTCCCGGTTCCACCACCCGGCCCACGCCGCCGACTGGGCCGACCCGGCACTCGACGCGGCGTACGCCGACGTGTGGCAGCTGCTGATGGACGGGTTGCGCTCTTCCAGCGAGTCCGGTTAG
- a CDS encoding 4-fold beta flower protein, giving the protein MQPVPIYDKDGVAVAWYEETMIDIIYDLAGHRIAFIIGFFIFDFRGTQRGQIQSRNFCDADGSPVGFVEGAIGGPPKPELRAAPVPPAQFDSDSHFPPLTTSVAASLKQTWSTKTWAMFLPPND; this is encoded by the coding sequence GTGCAACCAGTTCCGATTTACGACAAGGACGGTGTGGCTGTTGCTTGGTACGAAGAAACAATGATCGATATCATTTACGATCTGGCTGGCCACCGAATTGCTTTCATTATCGGGTTCTTCATCTTTGATTTTCGCGGGACGCAACGCGGTCAGATCCAATCGCGGAATTTCTGCGACGCCGACGGAAGCCCGGTCGGGTTCGTGGAAGGGGCCATCGGCGGCCCACCCAAGCCCGAACTCCGTGCCGCACCCGTACCGCCCGCGCAGTTCGATTCCGACTCCCATTTTCCCCCACTGACGACATCGGTCGCCGCATCACTGAAGCAGACTTGGAGTACGAAAACGTGGGCCATGTTCTTGCCTCCGAACGACTAG
- a CDS encoding acyl-CoA dehydrogenase family protein — protein sequence MSDTTSQWTTSAEAVARDVLSRYAADVDRQARWPAESLEALKAGGFFGLTVPTTHGGAGAGPRTFADVLSKLAEGCASTAMIYLMHVCGTQVIVAATGFGRRDQLLRDIAAGRHLSTLAFSEKGSRSHFWAPVSQATADGDVYHITAEKSWVTSAGRANGYIVSTRSAGTTEPTTSTLYYVPEGTTGLSVAGSWAGLGLRGNASAPMRLKDVDVPASDRVSGEGGGFDTMINVILPWFQLGSAAVAVGIARASVAGVREHLLGAKFEHLGQTLAALPNLRAELALMQITTDAQAAFLHQVAWKMENPQPDTMLAVLGSKAAATEAALQVTDLAMRVCGGTAFSGQFGVERNFRDARAGSVMAPTTDVLYDFVGKAVLGMPLF from the coding sequence ATGAGCGACACGACCTCGCAATGGACGACGAGCGCCGAGGCGGTGGCCCGCGACGTCCTCTCCCGGTACGCCGCCGACGTCGACCGGCAGGCCCGTTGGCCGGCCGAGAGCCTCGAAGCCCTCAAAGCCGGCGGGTTCTTCGGGCTGACCGTGCCGACGACACATGGCGGGGCCGGGGCGGGGCCGCGAACGTTCGCGGACGTGCTGTCGAAATTGGCGGAGGGGTGCGCGTCCACGGCAATGATCTACCTGATGCACGTGTGCGGTACCCAGGTGATCGTCGCCGCCACCGGATTCGGCCGACGGGATCAGCTACTTCGTGACATCGCCGCGGGTCGGCACCTTTCCACGCTGGCGTTCAGTGAAAAGGGATCTCGTAGCCACTTCTGGGCCCCGGTCAGCCAGGCGACGGCCGACGGAGACGTTTACCACATCACCGCCGAAAAGTCCTGGGTCACGAGCGCCGGCCGGGCGAACGGCTACATCGTCTCCACGCGGTCGGCCGGGACCACCGAGCCGACCACCAGTACCCTGTATTACGTCCCCGAGGGGACGACCGGGCTGTCGGTTGCCGGCTCCTGGGCCGGGCTCGGGCTTCGGGGGAACGCCAGCGCCCCGATGCGGTTGAAGGACGTGGACGTTCCGGCTTCGGACCGAGTCAGTGGCGAGGGCGGCGGGTTCGACACGATGATCAACGTGATCCTGCCGTGGTTCCAACTCGGCAGTGCCGCGGTGGCCGTCGGGATTGCCCGGGCGTCGGTCGCGGGGGTCCGGGAACACTTGCTCGGGGCGAAATTTGAACACCTGGGGCAGACCCTCGCGGCGCTGCCGAACCTGCGGGCCGAGTTGGCTCTCATGCAGATCACGACCGATGCCCAGGCTGCCTTCCTCCACCAAGTGGCCTGGAAGATGGAAAACCCGCAACCGGACACCATGCTCGCCGTTCTCGGCAGCAAGGCAGCCGCGACCGAGGCGGCCCTGCAGGTGACCGACCTGGCCATGCGGGTGTGCGGCGGGACGGCGTTCAGTGGCCAGTTCGGCGTCGAGCGCAACTTCCGGGACGCCCGGGCCGGGTCGGTCATGGCGCCGACGACCGACGTCCTTTACGACTTCGTCGGCAAGGCGGTGCTGGGTATGCCCCTGTTTTGA
- a CDS encoding phosphate/phosphite/phosphonate ABC transporter substrate-binding protein, giving the protein MERPVRIGAVAYDPRVVPIWEGMRDYFREAGPPIDYVLFSNYDSQVQALLDRHIDIAWNTNLAWVKVYRRTDGTCRALAMRDVDANFTTVFVTRTDSGVGALADVRGKRLALGSADSAQAAILPVHFLHQSGVEPDRDCTLLRFDLDVGKHGDTGTSELEVLKALRDNRADVGAIGDATWAKQLAEGRIDPSQVRAFWTSPGYCHCNFTVLGDFPEDIGRNWTDSLMGMRYDDPRWRELMDLEGLKRWLPTDAEVMKGYDVLFEAARQQGLYGRWM; this is encoded by the coding sequence ATGGAACGGCCGGTCCGAATCGGTGCGGTGGCCTACGACCCGCGCGTGGTTCCCATTTGGGAAGGGATGCGCGACTACTTCCGGGAAGCCGGGCCGCCCATTGATTACGTCCTTTTCTCCAATTACGACAGCCAGGTCCAGGCCCTACTGGACCGGCACATCGACATCGCCTGGAACACCAACCTGGCCTGGGTGAAGGTCTACCGGCGGACCGACGGGACGTGTCGTGCCCTGGCGATGCGGGACGTGGACGCCAACTTCACCACCGTGTTCGTGACCCGGACCGACAGCGGGGTCGGGGCCTTGGCCGACGTGCGGGGCAAGCGGTTGGCCCTCGGGTCGGCCGACTCGGCTCAGGCGGCCATCCTACCCGTCCACTTCCTCCACCAGTCCGGGGTCGAACCCGACCGGGACTGCACGCTCCTGCGGTTCGATCTGGACGTCGGCAAGCACGGCGACACCGGGACGAGCGAGCTAGAAGTCCTTAAAGCCCTACGGGATAACCGGGCGGATGTCGGTGCGATCGGCGACGCAACGTGGGCCAAGCAACTCGCCGAGGGCCGCATCGACCCGTCGCAGGTTCGGGCCTTTTGGACCTCGCCGGGCTACTGCCACTGCAACTTTACGGTCCTGGGCGATTTCCCAGAGGACATCGGAAGGAACTGGACCGATTCGCTGATGGGGATGCGTTACGACGACCCGCGGTGGCGGGAGTTGATGGACCTGGAGGGGCTGAAACGTTGGCTACCGACCGACGCGGAGGTCATGAAGGGGTACGACGTGCTGTTCGAAGCGGCCCGCCAACAGGGGCTGTACGGCCGATGGATGTGA
- a CDS encoding ABC transporter ATP-binding protein, translating to MTRGVAVEATGIRRAFGPKVVLAGLSFVAAPGEFVAVVGRSGSGKSTFLRLLAGLDRPSAGEVRIAGTPLLGVCPVARVVFQDGRLLPWLRVGPNVALGLSGDARGRANEMLARVGLADRTNDWPAVLSGGQRQRVALARALAGEPRLLLLDEPLGSLDALTRIEMQRLIEDLWLAGRFTTVLITHDVDEAVTLADRVILTAAGRVAGEWPVAISRPRRRDHPDFGRLARTILDAVMTPAPPP from the coding sequence ATGACTCGCGGGGTCGCGGTCGAGGCGACCGGCATCCGCCGCGCGTTCGGACCGAAAGTGGTTCTCGCGGGGCTGAGCTTCGTCGCCGCCCCCGGCGAGTTCGTAGCCGTGGTGGGCCGGAGCGGGAGCGGGAAAAGTACGTTCCTCCGCCTGCTCGCGGGACTGGACCGGCCGTCGGCGGGCGAGGTCCGCATCGCCGGCACGCCTCTCCTCGGGGTGTGCCCGGTTGCCCGGGTCGTTTTCCAGGACGGCCGGCTCTTGCCGTGGCTCCGCGTGGGACCGAACGTTGCCCTCGGACTCTCGGGTGACGCCCGCGGGCGGGCGAACGAAATGCTCGCGCGGGTCGGTCTCGCGGACCGCACCAACGACTGGCCCGCGGTACTGTCCGGCGGCCAACGGCAGCGCGTCGCGCTGGCCCGCGCACTGGCCGGCGAGCCGCGGTTGCTGCTCCTCGACGAGCCGCTCGGCAGCCTCGACGCGCTCACCCGCATCGAAATGCAGCGGCTGATCGAAGACCTCTGGCTCGCGGGCCGCTTCACGACCGTGCTGATCACGCACGACGTGGACGAGGCCGTGACGCTCGCCGACCGCGTCATTCTGACCGCCGCCGGGCGTGTCGCGGGCGAATGGCCGGTCGCGATTTCGCGCCCGCGGCGCCGCGACCATCCGGACTTCGGCCGGCTCGCCCGCACGATTCTCGACGCCGTGATGACACCCGCTCCGCCGCCCTAA